GGCCAGGTCGACCAGCCCGTCCCCGACCCGGCCGTGGCCGACGAGGACATCTCGCTCGCCTACCGCGCGGGCTGCCAGGTGAGCACGAGCGGCACCGGGCTGCCCAGCGCTCAGGACTGCACCTTCGGCGACCCCGACGGGGACCTGCAGGTGGCCGTCGTCGGCGACTCGAAGATGGAGCAGTGGAGCTCGGCGCTGCACGCCATCGGGCTGAAGGAGGGCTGGCGGGTGCGGTTCTACACGAAGTCGGCGTGCGGCTTCGTCGCGGAGGGCCGGTCGCCGGAGTGCCACGACTACAACCGGATGCTCTCGCAGCACCTGGGCGAGGCCGGGAACGCCCCCGACCTCGTCCTCACGTCGGTGGGGCAGGGCTACCCCGCAGAGCTCGCCGGCTCGATGGTCGACCTGCTGCAGCCGGCCACCGACCGGGGCGCCCGGGTCGTCCTGGTCGCCGACACCCCGCTGCCCGAACCGCGCGGGGTGGCCGAGGGGGTCAGCAGCTTCGAGTGCCTGGACCAGCACCGCGAGGACATCACCCCGTGCTGGAGCCCGGCCGCCCCGGCGTCCGGGACCCGCCTGCTCACCGAGGTGGCCGGGCGGCTCGACGCCCCGCTGGTGGAGCTGCTGCCCTGGGTCTGTCCCGCGCCCGAGCGGCTCGACGGGTGCGCGCCCGTCGTCGGTGGCGTCGTCGTCAACCGTCAGGGCAGCCACCTGACCGCGACCTACGTGCGCTCGCTCACCCCCGTGCTCCACCACGAGCTCACCCGGCTCGGGATCACGACGACCCCGCCGGAGGAGATCAGCTGGGAGCTGCCGCAGGACCCGGCGCCGGGGCGCTGAGCGGGCTCATCCGCACTGCGCGCAGGGCGCGACCCGCGGCGCCCACGCCCCGGGGTCGGCCGAGCGGGAGACGTGCCCCTCGGGGTAGAGCTCGGGCATCGGGTGCTCGCCGTGCAGGATGCCCGGGGGTCGACCGGCCACGAGGTCGAGCTCGAGGCGGCTGGCGGCCGCCTCCCACCCGAGACCCATCCGCTCGTCGTGGTCGGCGCGGAACGGCTGTCGACCACCCGGGGTCCGGGTGAGCTCGCCCAGCACCGCCCCGCGCTCGGTGCCGTAGAGATCCACCCGGATGAAGGGCAGCCCGGTGGCGAGGGAGAGGTGCCGGGCCATCTCGACCATCTCCGGCAGGTTCGGCGGCACGGGGACGGCGGAGTCGTCCTCGCGCCCGATCATGACGGCGCCCAGCTCCGCCCCCTCCGCGTCGACGTAGCGGTACCCCATGGACCGCAGGTGACCGTGCCGGGAGACGCGCCGGAGCATGACGTGCTGCACCTCCCCGTAGCTGACGTTGATCTTCACGTCGTCCGGGATCGGGCCGCCCCCGGGCTGACGGAGCACCTCCTCGGCGAAGAAGGGTCCGCTGATCCGCTGCTGCGCCGCGCGGGAGGTGAAGTGCTCCCGCACCTCGTCCGCGCTCAGCGAGAGCACCCCGTCGAGGGTCTGGTAGCCGCCTCCGGCGACCCGCCGCAACGGCAGCACCCCGTGGCTGCCCGCGCCCCCGTCGGACTTGACGACCACCTCGTCGGGAAGGGCGTCCAGGTCGATGCCGGCCGGGTCCTCCCACACCCCGAGGATGCGGGGGGTGGGGATGCCGTGGCTGGCGGCGAGGCGGTAGTTGCGCAGCTTGAACGGCACCTGGCGCAACGGGTGGCGGCGCCCGGGGTCGAGCTCGCGCAGCCCGACGGTCACCCGTCGCAGGGTCACGAGGTGCTGGGTGAAGCTGGAGCGCAGGGCGAGCTCGGCCGGGTCCACCAGGGTCGCCGCCCGCTCCCGCTCGGCCGCCAGCGCCGTCTCCAGCGCCTCGCGCTCGGCCTCCAGCGTGCGGATGCGCTGGTTGCGCCGGCGCAGCTCGGCGTCCCGCTTCTCCAGCGGCGCGATGCGTCGGAGGACCTCACGGCGCAGGTTCATGACGTCTCCTCGGGGGTCGTGGTCGTCGTGGCCGTCGTGTGCCGGGGGGTCGCCCGCCACAGCCAGCCCGGCGGCGGGGTGCCCCAGAGCCGCCGCGCGAGCGCAGCCGCGGTGGTGCCGGCCCGGCCGTCCGGGCCGGGCTCGGCGGGTCCGGGCGGGGCGTCGTCGCCGGTGCCCGGTCGGCGGTCAGGGTCAGGCCGCCCTGGTGGAGGCGCACGCCCCGGACCGCGGGCGGTGCCCCGGCCAGCAGCGGCCCGGGGGTCCACGCCGGCCCCGGCGGGTCCGGCACGTGGCCCGCGAGCCAGCCCCGCAGCTCGGTCCCGGCGAGCCCGGTGTGCTCCACGACGAGCGCGTCCGCACGGGTGCCGTCACCGGCGCTGCGCAGCGGGACCCGGACGGGGGAGACCTCGGGCGCCTCCCGGGCACCCGGCTCCTGGGTCCGGGACGGGGCTCCCGACAGGTGCGGTCGCAGACGGTCCACGAAGCCGGCGTGGCCGTAGCGCTCGCGCACGAGGGCCGCGGTGCGCTCCACCCGCTCGCGGTAGGCGTCCGGGTCCGCGGTGTAGCGCGCCACGAGGGCCTGCGCCTCCCCCGGTGCCGCGTAGTCGAGGAGGTCGCCGAAGGTGGGCCGGTGCTTGGGGTGGGCGATGACGAGGACACCGCTGGCGGCCGCCTCGAGCAGGGTCCGGCCGAAGGCCTCGTGGGCGTCCGGGTTGTCGAGGTAGACGTAGAAGTCCAGACCCGCGAGGAAGGGCCGGACGTCCTCGGTGGTGGCGGGCAGGACCGTCCAGCCGTCCGGCTCCTCCCCCGGGTCCTCGGCGGCGGCGCGCAACGACGCGACGGTCTGCTCGCCGCCCAGGACGCGCACCTCGTGGCCGGGACCGAAGGCATACCCTCGCCGCAGCTCCTCCCACGTCGGGGGGAACTTGATCCGGTCGTCGCGGGAGTGCCGCCCGACCACGACCGTCCCGGACGCGCCGGGGGGCCGGTCGGTGGGCCGCACCGCCCAGGCGTCGGCGTCGATGAGCCCGGGGTTGTCCCACGAGGTCAAC
This genomic window from Serinicoccus chungangensis contains:
- a CDS encoding ATP-grasp fold amidoligase family protein, which codes for MNLRREVLRRIAPLEKRDAELRRRNQRIRTLEAEREALETALAAERERAATLVDPAELALRSSFTQHLVTLRRVTVGLRELDPGRRHPLRQVPFKLRNYRLAASHGIPTPRILGVWEDPAGIDLDALPDEVVVKSDGGAGSHGVLPLRRVAGGGYQTLDGVLSLSADEVREHFTSRAAQQRISGPFFAEEVLRQPGGGPIPDDVKINVSYGEVQHVMLRRVSRHGHLRSMGYRYVDAEGAELGAVMIGREDDSAVPVPPNLPEMVEMARHLSLATGLPFIRVDLYGTERGAVLGELTRTPGGRQPFRADHDERMGLGWEAAASRLELDLVAGRPPGILHGEHPMPELYPEGHVSRSADPGAWAPRVAPCAQCG
- a CDS encoding glycosyltransferase, whose translation is MSLTSWDNPGLIDADAWAVRPTDRPPGASGTVVVGRHSRDDRIKFPPTWEELRRGYAFGPGHEVRVLGGEQTVASLRAAAEDPGEEPDGWTVLPATTEDVRPFLAGLDFYVYLDNPDAHEAFGRTLLEAAASGVLVIAHPKHRPTFGDLLDYAAPGEAQALVARYTADPDAYRERVERTAALVRERYGHAGFVDRLRPHLSGAPSRTQEPGAREAPEVSPVRVPLRSAGDGTRADALVVEHTGLAGTELRGWLAGHVPDPPGPAWTPGPLLAGAPPAVRGVRLHQGGLTLTADRAPATTPRPDPPSPARTAGPAPPRLRSRGGSGAPRRRAGCGGRPPGTRRPRRPRPPRRRHEPAP